In the Candidatus Woesearchaeota archaeon genome, TTGCGTTGGCTTGCCTTTTATTTTCAATTCAGCAAAAAAATTCCCATATAGCTGAGAGGCAGTTTTATTAAATTCCTGCCAACCCATATCTTGGATAAATGATTGGATAAAACGAATAGATTCTTCCTGCTTGCTCGATAAATAAGCGCCTTTATATAATTCTGCCAAAACTGGTCCGCATAAAGAAACGTCCTCTTCAGAAAGCTCTTGAAACTGTTTAGTTAATGAAATATCTCCTCTGAAAATATCAACAATGACATTAGTATCAAGACAATAATTCATGATAATCACGTGTTTTAAATTTTTTTCTGTCTTCTTCAAGGATTTTTGCTATTTTATCAAGTTCTTCTTTGCCACCTGGCCATTTACCAAAAAAATCCATGAGATTACCTTTTGGCTTCTTTTCAACTAATTTTATCACTACATCAGAAAAAGAGTCATGTCCTTGTTTCAAAGCCTTTAATTCTTCATAAGCTTTATTTGATAATGAGATTACTTTCACCATACCACATACGCATGCATATGCATATATAAATAGTTTGTGGTTATTTTTCACTTTTTAAACACTAATTTTAATAACTCAGCTTATTTTAAGGTAATTCATGGCTAAAAAATGGAAGGAAGCTTGGAAAGTGATGGGGAATGTATTTGACCAATATACTATGAGGAACTTATTTAAGCTTCAATGTCAAGGTTATTTTGAGGAAATGCTCAGCCCTGTTTCTGTTGGCAAAGAAGCTAATGTGTTTACTGCTAAAAAAGAAGATGGCAGCTTGCTCATTGTTAAAATTTATCGGCTGCAAACCTGCGACTTCAATAAAATGTATGATTATATTAAGCTTGACCCGCGGTATGAACACCTTAAAAAACAACGGCGTAAAATTATTTTTTCTTGGACACAACGAGAGTTTAGAAATTTGATGAAAGCACGGGAAGCTGGCATTCGCGTTCCCATCCCCATCACCTTTCTTGATAATATTCTTGTCATTGAAATGATAGGAGATGAACAACCTGCTCAAAAATTAAAAGATGCCCCACCTGTAAATAAGAAGGTCTTTTTTAATAAAATTGTCGAGTATATGACTTTGTATTGGAAAGCTGGGTTTGTTCATGGCGATTTAAGCAAATTTAATATTCTTAATTATCACGATGTTCCGGTGTTTATTGATTT is a window encoding:
- a CDS encoding antitoxin VapB family protein, with the protein product MVKVISLSNKAYEELKALKQGHDSFSDVVIKLVEKKPKGNLMDFFGKWPGGKEELDKIAKILEEDRKKFKTRDYHELLS
- a CDS encoding type II toxin-antitoxin system VapC family toxin, whose translation is MNYCLDTNVIVDIFRGDISLTKQFQELSEEDVSLCGPVLAELYKGAYLSSKQEESIRFIQSFIQDMGWQEFNKTASQLYGNFFAELKIKGKPTQDSDLMIASIAIAHNATLITRNGKHFSHIPQLKIVVW
- a CDS encoding serine protein kinase RIO, with the translated sequence MAKKWKEAWKVMGNVFDQYTMRNLFKLQCQGYFEEMLSPVSVGKEANVFTAKKEDGSLLIVKIYRLQTCDFNKMYDYIKLDPRYEHLKKQRRKIIFSWTQREFRNLMKAREAGIRVPIPITFLDNILVIEMIGDEQPAQKLKDAPPVNKKVFFNKIVEYMTLYWKAGFVHGDLSKFNILNYHDVPVFIDFSQATTTQSMHAKELLQRDVTNIVNFGQKLGLKLDKEKVLKEILGKKK